A genomic stretch from Mya arenaria isolate MELC-2E11 chromosome 10, ASM2691426v1 includes:
- the LOC128206216 gene encoding protein draper-like has translation MIFRIFALLCVTRSCLAVTVIINETEVDCNGHCACCKGGEDACVFADGKSDYCFKGCVNTIYGHRCKYSCPLNCATCDQSVGRSCFTCKDSFYDINSVCSMSCPLGCDGTCNDKGTCITCISNFEGARCDACIPGKYGEDCSMNCHYQNCRCTDWNGCDSCKTGFAGTLCMECVAGKYGSNCNISCPNVCKGTCMRNGVCIECITGYYGEHCNVMCSKGCSGGVCYRNGTCYCTDNFTGKYCDECVAEKYGDNCQHECSVGCSVSYCDKKDGSCLGGCIDGLYGMYCSQKCTDIDNMCLKCSQLGGTCLMCNKGFYPNENGDCTTCNSNCNNGQCNPETGKCINGCAVSFWGDKCDVHCSSNCGTCQQESGICDSCTNLTTHGLFCNEPCMSSCYGRKCEQGTGHCSLGCDRDFFGNMCETKCPENCQHTGTNTSCNAYGDCLYGCINDLQGRSCTERRIFTASSTNVALAALSGFLGIVLICTAAGCFLWNRRMSKSIERNSEIQLDQRETERAYEELQIQANEPAYRNVEDNYTVLVM, from the exons ATGATATTTCGAATATTTGCTCTTCTTTGCGTCACTCGCTCATGTTTGGCAG TGACGGTGATAATAAACGAGACGGAGGTAGACTGTAATGGACATTGTGCTTGCTGTAAAGGAGGAGAGGATGCATGTGTATTCGCTGATGGAAAATctgattattgttttaaaggaTGTGTAAACACAATATATGGACATAGATGCAAATATTCATGTCCTCTTAACTGCGCTACTTGCGACCAAAGCGTTGGCAGGTCGTGTTTCACTTGCAAGGATTCGTTTTACGATATAAATAGTGTTTGTAGCATGAGTTGTCCTCTTGGGTGTGATGGCACTTGTAATGATAAGGGAACTTGCATTACATGCATATCCAATTTCGAAGGAGCCAGATGCGATGCATGTATACCAGGGAAATACGGTGAAGATTGTTCTATGAACTGTCATTATCAAAACTGCCGTTGTACGGACTGGAATGGATGTGATTCATGTAAAACAGGATTTGCTGGTACCTTGTGCATGGAATGTGTAGCTGGAAAGTATGGATCAAACTGCAACATTAGTTGTCCTAACGTATGCAAGGGAACCTGTATGAGAAACGGAGTATGCATTGAATGCATAACTGGATATTACGGCGAACATTGCAATGTTATGTGTTCTAAGGGTTGTAGTGGTGGAGTTTGTTATAGAAATGGGACGTGTTATTGTACAGATAATTTTACAGGTAAATATTGTGATGAATGTGTTGCAGAAAAATATGGGGACAATTGCCAACATGAATGCAGTGTTGGTTGTTCTGTATCGTACTGTGACAAAAAAGACGGATCGTGCCTTGGTGGATGTATAGATGGATTATATGGCATGTATTGTTCTCAGAAGTGTACCGATATTGACAATATGTGTTTGAAATGTAGCCAGCTTGGTGGAACGTGTTTGATGTGTAACAAAGGATTTTACCCGAATGAAAATGGAGATTGCACTACTTGCAATAGTAACTGTAATAATGGACAGTGTAATCCTGAAACAGGCAAATGTATAAATGGCTGTGCAGTCAGCTTTTGGGGAGACAAGTGTGACGTCCATTGTAGTTCTAATTGTGGAACATGTCAGCAAGAATCAGGAATCTGTGACTCATGTACAAATCTTACCACCCATGGTCTGTTTTGCAATGAACCATGCATGTCATCATGCTATGGAAGAAAGTGCGAACAAGGTACTGGTCATTGTTCCCTTGGATGTGATAGAGATTTCTTTGGCAATATGTGTGAAACCAAATGCCCTGAGAATTGTCAGCACACAGGAACAAACACAAGTTGTAATGCTTATGGCGATTGTTTGTATGGCTGCATTAATGATCTGCAAGGCAGATCTTGTACAG AGAGACGAATTTTCACTGCTTCTTCCACCAATGTTGCACTCGCAGCTTTATCGGGTTTTTTGGGAATTGTGCTTATTTGTACAGCTGCAGGTTGCTTCTTATGGAACAGGCGAATGTCTAAATCAATAG aacgAAATTCGGAAATACAGTTAGATCAGCGTGAAACCGAAAGGGCATATGAAGAGCTACAAATACAGGCCAACGAACCAGCATACAGGAATGTTGAGGACAATTATACTGTCCTTGTAatgtaa